A genome region from Glutamicibacter arilaitensis Re117 includes the following:
- a CDS encoding condensation domain-containing protein, with amino-acid sequence MLPELFARQVAAAPQATALVVGGTSYNYAELDVLAQQAADRLAGLLTTATGHRSLAVRLPRGLDIVVAHLAALRSAVTLVVLDNGWPAARVERALQLTSPALVWDGEGLRATGIGSHPAPTPIAPQAADTAGIVFTSGSTGEPKAVAVPHRALAHLAARQQRELYPEGRTLQVAHTSAFHFDAHWDAFLSLFTGHTLHLLTEDEYLDPFALADYVAAHRIGYLDFTPTLWNAVISSGAMTRLPEICVAGGESFPAALWQRMGQLARESGSVVYNLYGPTEATVDALAAAVTDAPEPVVGRPVGATGALVLDSQLRRVAPGTVGELYLAGPQLAEGYLSRSALTAARFTAHPFAPGERLYRTGDAAAWRPDGQLALLGRTDAQISLHGVRIEPGEIEAFLAGQCTVRRAAVLKATDPRLGERLVAWVVPSDPSDPSAVGDPRLAAELRAACAGGLPRAMVPAAVVLLESLPVTGSGKLDSRALPAPDFGVADPAKPAESGAVAGASEAELAAVTAVVTRVLGLSDEPSPGQRFMALGGDSIAAIQVIAGLHREGYGYSVAKLLAAGTLADMARELEARQPEPAAAGTEPDGTGAAGRLAALGTERSAVLADRAASLGAVAVDVWELTATQLGMVLHHERETDGTYQTTTRWRLAAADETRLPDDEQVARALDTLAARHPQLRGVIFQHDLPAPRLAILDRMRWTLQTEDLRSEPDMAAAVGRVEEALRAEPMDLATGPLASGRLLRISDTAWELVLCLHHLLVDGWSTSLLTEELDTLLAGGRLPESRPMTGYLQWLAQLETSSGQLEAAWRSEFAGFGAPTTLAALTRAGEGTVRATAYLQAPSAAQLSAALRASGHTLADAAQAAWATVLAAATGTADVALGATRSGRDAEVPGIDEMIGMFITTAPVRLQPRPEAPSAELLDEARRQNTALARAAHLGMGRIKSVLGAEPFDTLLVVENFPQRGETAVSGLEVTALGGQDGTNYPVCLTLTPGEELALEVELAGGDPLVAAALAQAVRTALAALAGGTQPQPEQLGLEIVTARLAEAARAEADLAEPASLDPEKSSIAQPAVAEDTRTALAAQAVAEVLQLDSVDPSRDIFALGADSMAVIALIGALRARGLVVSLGEIYRNPTAAGLAAAAAEAAPTRSAELAADGTLADTPALAWYRGLLDRTGADGRGFQQLRVLNVPAGVQAASLQRALTILAERHPALRLRVDGTGAEVLPGAKLPLTTLAADCGERLFFEALRTACLELDERTGRVAAAVYRPAESGYGVLALAVHHVAVDIYSWRLLTDDLRRLVEDTHDTPDTRALPAACANLRAWAAASHQAALALAADRALADRWLSVLDPGDLAQVRYSDSRQLGTLADTREVVHTLDAETTRGLLALGEGCGMDTVLHAAVAGTLADGTCVLLEAEGHGRPAGTRFNDARDTVEVGSTVGWFTATWPLSLSAAASGGTQASAPQAWLRAARAASAALPTDTASYGMLRHLAGSAGEKLAAAEDAAGAQLLVNYLGRDAVADGEWQPAADAAALESELGLHRALPATHPVELNAYVTDAADGPHLVLRWQLAAANAAGRGLPQAVRAALAGLSGMDPLAAGTAGALHDVVGLGTAETSRLLAERPAAQGVWPLTGVQQAMAVHAAAAPHDTYLSLAGLELFGPVDPATLRKAVAALAAVHPQLRSTVYWPDHGAPVFVPLAGLAPQVAVRRSHGLDPEARQQLAEEVRAEHMARGFDVEAGPLLRLELVDFGAHPETGEPHSQLILANHHLLLDGWSIPPLVDELFEHYARAAGGAEVPQPVAPAGSGYDAFARSLAARDDQARVAEWRRVLPPGRPGHVLRHRDPENTALPTVIGIQLGAHVRKALAKRARKASATVADAANAAWALVLGALLDTDIPVYGTVSSGRAIDVPGMAQLPGMFIDTLPVAVDLEQKNSTALLGAAHAAGRWIVESAGVPLSKITGALGVGTLFDTLLVVENYPQTEGNTPDGAPRLGKIHSQDATEYPLSVSVSVGEVLEVELEFGAEVPETAARKVLSALVVAFECLALGTALPVLRRLLAARLAPAREVLAAADARHAAPRGADAAVVDAVAAAYGQVLRMPTAGADSDFFAAGGDSMAAMSLLSALRKSGYKATISQVFANPVAADLAAVAEHLVPAAPAATAAGDSGEAPAAPAPAAGKPMITLDGASMASLANLLKGN; translated from the coding sequence CTGCTGCCCGAGCTCTTTGCCCGCCAGGTCGCCGCCGCGCCGCAGGCCACCGCCCTGGTCGTCGGCGGCACCAGCTACAACTACGCCGAACTCGACGTGCTGGCGCAGCAAGCCGCCGACCGCCTGGCCGGACTGCTGACAACCGCCACCGGCCACCGGAGTCTGGCCGTGCGGCTGCCCCGGGGACTGGACATCGTGGTGGCCCACCTGGCTGCCCTGCGCAGCGCGGTGACCCTGGTGGTGCTGGATAACGGGTGGCCCGCCGCCCGCGTCGAGCGCGCGCTTCAGCTCACCAGCCCGGCGCTGGTCTGGGACGGCGAGGGCCTGCGCGCCACCGGGATCGGATCGCACCCGGCCCCCACACCGATCGCCCCTCAGGCCGCGGACACCGCCGGCATCGTGTTCACTTCCGGCTCCACCGGCGAGCCCAAGGCAGTGGCCGTGCCGCACCGCGCACTGGCCCACCTCGCCGCCCGCCAACAGCGCGAGCTCTACCCGGAGGGCCGCACCCTGCAGGTGGCGCACACCTCCGCCTTCCACTTCGACGCGCACTGGGACGCCTTCCTGTCGTTGTTCACCGGGCATACCCTGCACCTGCTGACCGAGGACGAGTACCTGGACCCGTTCGCGCTGGCCGACTACGTCGCCGCGCACCGCATCGGCTACCTGGACTTCACCCCGACCCTGTGGAACGCGGTGATCTCCAGCGGGGCGATGACCCGGCTGCCGGAAATCTGCGTGGCAGGTGGCGAAAGCTTCCCCGCCGCGCTCTGGCAGCGCATGGGGCAGCTGGCCCGGGAATCCGGTTCCGTCGTCTACAACCTGTATGGCCCTACCGAAGCCACCGTGGATGCGCTGGCCGCGGCCGTGACTGACGCGCCGGAACCGGTGGTCGGCCGCCCGGTCGGCGCCACCGGCGCGCTGGTCCTGGATTCCCAGTTGCGCCGCGTCGCCCCGGGCACTGTGGGCGAACTCTACCTCGCAGGCCCGCAGCTGGCCGAAGGCTACCTTTCGCGCAGCGCGCTGACCGCCGCCCGTTTCACCGCCCACCCCTTCGCCCCGGGGGAGCGCCTGTACCGCACCGGCGACGCCGCGGCCTGGCGTCCGGACGGGCAGCTGGCGCTGCTCGGCCGCACCGACGCGCAGATCTCCCTGCACGGCGTGCGCATCGAACCCGGGGAAATCGAAGCCTTCCTGGCCGGACAGTGCACCGTGCGCCGTGCCGCGGTGCTGAAAGCCACGGACCCGCGGCTGGGCGAACGCCTGGTGGCCTGGGTGGTCCCGTCCGACCCGTCCGACCCGTCCGCCGTGGGCGATCCGCGGCTGGCCGCCGAGCTGCGCGCCGCCTGCGCCGGCGGGCTGCCGCGCGCCATGGTGCCGGCCGCGGTGGTGCTGCTGGAGTCGCTGCCGGTGACCGGCAGCGGCAAGCTGGATTCCCGTGCTCTGCCAGCCCCCGACTTCGGCGTCGCTGACCCGGCCAAGCCAGCGGAATCCGGCGCGGTAGCCGGGGCATCGGAGGCCGAGCTGGCCGCGGTGACCGCGGTGGTCACCCGGGTGCTGGGGCTATCCGACGAACCGTCCCCGGGGCAGCGATTCATGGCCCTGGGCGGAGACTCGATCGCCGCGATCCAGGTCATCGCCGGGCTGCACCGTGAGGGCTACGGCTACTCCGTGGCGAAGTTGCTGGCCGCCGGAACGCTGGCGGACATGGCCCGCGAACTCGAAGCCCGGCAGCCCGAGCCCGCGGCTGCCGGGACCGAGCCTGACGGCACCGGCGCGGCCGGCCGGCTGGCAGCCCTGGGCACTGAACGCTCCGCGGTGCTGGCGGACCGGGCGGCAAGCCTGGGCGCCGTCGCGGTGGACGTGTGGGAGCTGACCGCCACCCAGCTGGGCATGGTGCTGCACCACGAGCGCGAAACCGACGGAACCTACCAGACCACCACCCGCTGGCGCCTGGCCGCAGCGGATGAAACCCGGTTGCCAGATGACGAGCAGGTCGCCCGCGCACTGGATACGCTGGCCGCACGCCATCCCCAGCTGCGCGGCGTGATCTTCCAGCACGACCTGCCCGCCCCGCGCCTGGCCATTTTGGATAGGATGCGTTGGACGCTGCAGACCGAGGATTTGCGGTCGGAGCCGGATATGGCCGCAGCGGTGGGGCGGGTCGAGGAGGCCCTGCGCGCCGAGCCGATGGACCTGGCCACCGGGCCGCTGGCCAGCGGACGATTGTTGCGCATCTCGGACACTGCTTGGGAACTTGTCCTCTGCCTGCACCACCTGCTGGTGGATGGCTGGTCCACCTCGCTGCTCACCGAGGAACTGGACACCCTGCTAGCAGGTGGCCGGTTGCCCGAATCACGCCCGATGACGGGGTATCTCCAGTGGCTGGCCCAGTTGGAAACCAGTTCCGGGCAGCTGGAAGCGGCCTGGCGCAGCGAGTTTGCCGGCTTCGGCGCGCCCACCACGCTGGCCGCGCTGACCCGCGCCGGCGAAGGCACCGTGCGCGCTACCGCTTACCTGCAGGCCCCGTCCGCCGCGCAGCTTTCCGCCGCGCTGCGCGCCTCGGGGCACACCCTGGCCGATGCCGCCCAGGCAGCCTGGGCCACCGTGCTGGCCGCGGCAACAGGAACCGCCGACGTCGCGCTGGGCGCCACCCGCTCCGGCCGCGATGCGGAAGTGCCGGGCATCGACGAGATGATCGGCATGTTCATCACCACCGCGCCGGTGCGGCTGCAGCCGCGTCCGGAAGCCCCCAGCGCGGAGCTGCTGGACGAAGCCCGACGGCAGAACACCGCGCTGGCCCGCGCCGCCCACCTGGGCATGGGCCGGATCAAGTCGGTGCTCGGCGCCGAACCATTCGACACCTTGCTGGTGGTGGAGAACTTCCCTCAACGCGGGGAAACGGCCGTTTCCGGCCTTGAGGTCACTGCGCTCGGCGGCCAGGACGGCACCAACTACCCGGTGTGCCTGACCCTGACCCCGGGCGAGGAGCTGGCCCTGGAAGTCGAGCTGGCTGGCGGGGATCCGCTGGTTGCGGCAGCGCTGGCCCAGGCAGTGCGTACCGCGCTGGCAGCGCTGGCCGGCGGCACCCAGCCGCAGCCCGAGCAGCTGGGACTCGAGATAGTCACCGCACGGCTGGCCGAGGCCGCACGGGCCGAAGCCGATCTCGCAGAGCCTGCTTCGCTTGACCCCGAAAAATCTTCGATTGCGCAGCCCGCCGTCGCGGAGGACACCCGCACCGCGCTGGCCGCCCAGGCAGTCGCCGAGGTGCTCCAGCTCGACTCGGTGGACCCGTCCCGGGACATCTTCGCGCTGGGCGCGGACTCCATGGCAGTGATCGCGCTGATCGGCGCGCTGCGCGCCCGGGGACTGGTCGTTTCGCTGGGCGAGATCTACCGCAACCCCACCGCTGCAGGGTTGGCCGCTGCCGCCGCGGAGGCCGCCCCGACCCGGTCGGCCGAACTGGCCGCCGACGGGACGTTAGCGGATACCCCGGCCCTGGCCTGGTACCGCGGCCTGCTGGATCGAACCGGGGCGGACGGCCGCGGCTTCCAGCAGCTGCGTGTGCTCAACGTGCCCGCCGGCGTCCAGGCCGCCAGCCTGCAACGCGCGCTGACCATTTTGGCCGAACGTCACCCGGCTCTGCGCCTGCGGGTGGACGGCACCGGGGCCGAGGTGCTGCCCGGCGCGAAGCTGCCGCTGACCACGCTGGCCGCCGACTGCGGCGAGCGGCTGTTCTTCGAGGCCTTGCGCACCGCCTGTCTTGAACTGGATGAGCGGACAGGCCGCGTGGCGGCCGCCGTGTACCGCCCGGCCGAGTCGGGCTACGGCGTGCTTGCGCTGGCAGTGCACCACGTTGCCGTGGACATCTACTCCTGGCGCCTGCTGACCGATGACCTGCGCCGGCTGGTTGAAGACACCCATGACACGCCGGACACCCGGGCCCTTCCAGCCGCCTGCGCCAACCTGCGCGCCTGGGCCGCCGCCTCGCACCAAGCCGCGCTGGCCCTGGCCGCCGACCGGGCGCTGGCAGATCGCTGGCTCTCCGTGCTGGATCCGGGGGACCTGGCACAGGTGCGCTACTCGGATTCCCGCCAGCTGGGAACGCTGGCCGACACCCGGGAGGTCGTGCACACCCTGGACGCGGAAACCACACGCGGCCTGCTCGCGCTGGGCGAGGGCTGCGGCATGGACACCGTGCTGCACGCGGCGGTGGCAGGCACACTGGCGGACGGCACCTGCGTGCTGTTGGAGGCCGAGGGCCACGGACGCCCGGCCGGCACCCGCTTCAACGACGCCCGCGATACCGTGGAAGTCGGCAGCACCGTGGGGTGGTTCACCGCCACCTGGCCACTGAGCCTGTCCGCCGCGGCCAGCGGCGGCACCCAGGCGTCGGCGCCTCAAGCCTGGTTGCGTGCAGCACGCGCCGCGTCGGCCGCGCTGCCAACGGATACCGCCAGCTACGGGATGCTGCGCCACCTTGCCGGCTCGGCCGGCGAGAAGCTGGCCGCCGCGGAAGATGCCGCCGGCGCCCAGCTTCTGGTCAATTACCTGGGCCGCGACGCCGTGGCCGACGGCGAATGGCAGCCGGCGGCGGACGCCGCCGCGCTGGAAAGCGAGCTGGGACTGCACCGGGCGCTGCCCGCCACCCACCCGGTGGAACTGAACGCCTACGTCACCGACGCCGCGGACGGCCCGCACCTGGTGCTGCGCTGGCAGCTGGCCGCGGCCAACGCCGCCGGCCGTGGTCTTCCCCAGGCCGTCCGCGCCGCGCTGGCAGGCCTGTCCGGGATGGACCCGCTGGCCGCCGGCACCGCCGGCGCCCTGCATGACGTCGTGGGGCTGGGAACCGCTGAAACCTCGCGGCTGCTGGCCGAACGCCCGGCAGCCCAGGGCGTCTGGCCGCTGACCGGCGTGCAGCAGGCCATGGCCGTGCACGCGGCCGCCGCCCCGCACGACACCTACCTGTCCTTGGCCGGGCTGGAGCTGTTCGGCCCGGTGGACCCGGCGACGCTGCGGAAGGCCGTGGCGGCGCTGGCCGCGGTCCACCCGCAGCTGCGCTCCACCGTGTACTGGCCGGATCACGGAGCCCCGGTGTTCGTCCCGCTGGCCGGGCTCGCCCCGCAGGTGGCCGTGCGCCGCAGCCACGGGCTGGATCCGGAAGCCCGGCAACAGCTCGCCGAGGAGGTCCGTGCCGAGCACATGGCCCGCGGCTTCGACGTGGAAGCCGGTCCGCTGCTGCGGCTGGAACTGGTCGACTTCGGAGCGCACCCGGAAACCGGCGAGCCGCATAGCCAGCTGATCCTGGCCAACCACCACCTGCTGCTGGATGGCTGGTCCATTCCGCCGCTGGTGGATGAGCTGTTCGAACACTACGCGCGCGCCGCAGGGGGAGCCGAGGTGCCGCAGCCGGTAGCCCCTGCCGGCAGCGGCTATGACGCCTTCGCCCGTTCGCTGGCCGCGCGCGACGACCAAGCTCGGGTCGCCGAATGGCGGCGGGTCCTGCCCCCAGGCCGTCCGGGCCACGTGCTGCGCCACCGCGATCCGGAAAATACGGCGCTGCCCACGGTGATCGGCATCCAGCTCGGCGCCCACGTGCGCAAGGCGCTGGCCAAGCGCGCCCGCAAGGCCTCGGCCACGGTGGCCGACGCCGCGAACGCCGCCTGGGCGCTGGTGCTCGGCGCACTGCTTGACACCGACATCCCGGTGTATGGCACGGTCAGCTCCGGCCGCGCCATCGACGTGCCGGGCATGGCCCAGTTGCCGGGCATGTTCATCGACACCCTGCCGGTGGCAGTGGACCTGGAGCAGAAGAATTCCACGGCGCTGCTGGGCGCCGCCCATGCGGCCGGCCGGTGGATCGTTGAATCGGCCGGAGTGCCGCTGTCGAAGATCACCGGCGCCCTGGGCGTGGGCACCCTGTTCGACACCCTGCTGGTTGTTGAAAATTATCCGCAAACCGAGGGGAACACCCCGGACGGGGCCCCGCGCCTGGGCAAAATCCACTCCCAGGACGCCACCGAATACCCGCTGTCCGTCAGCGTCTCGGTGGGCGAGGTGCTGGAAGTCGAACTGGAATTCGGCGCCGAGGTGCCCGAAACCGCCGCCCGCAAGGTGCTCTCGGCCCTGGTGGTGGCCTTCGAATGCCTGGCACTGGGCACCGCGCTGCCGGTGCTGCGCAGGCTGCTGGCAGCCCGGCTGGCTCCGGCGCGCGAGGTCCTGGCCGCGGCCGATGCCCGGCATGCGGCGCCCCGCGGCGCGGACGCAGCGGTTGTGGACGCGGTGGCAGCCGCCTACGGGCAGGTGCTGCGCATGCCAACTGCCGGCGCTGACAGCGACTTCTTCGCCGCCGGGGGCGACTCCATGGCCGCGATGTCACTGCTGAGCGCCCTGCGCAAGTCCGGGTACAAGGCAACGATCTCCCAGGTCTTCGCCAACCCGGTCGCCGCCGACCTGGCCGCCGTGGCGGAACACCTCGTGCCCGCCGCGCCGGCCGCCACCGCCGCCGGGGACAGCGGGGAAGCCCCCGCGGCACCTGCCCCGGCGGCCGGAAAACCCATGATCACGCTTGACGGGGCCTCGATGGCCTCGCTGGCCAACCTGTTGAAGGGAAACTAG